One Triticum aestivum cultivar Chinese Spring unplaced genomic scaffold, IWGSC CS RefSeq v2.1 scaffold107947, whole genome shotgun sequence genomic region harbors:
- the LOC123175766 gene encoding NAC domain-containing protein 92-like yields the protein MSDIAPVQPLALGLLQPEPGFRFHPTGQELVTYDLLRKVHGHHAFIPEVHVYKHEPWELPDKSFSPSTHDAGAKVEWYFFAVRARKYPNGLRMGRATVAGFWKSTGKDRPVMHNGVIVGMKKTLVFHTGRAPGGTRTDWVMHEYRLQGQRNHHIQDAYALCRVFKKNTVAPLIDLSSDADTYEDPMQSVPGGVDTDKDLMEHVSDGADSHKDPKHYVLGGIESDKYLIQSVLRGIGTHNDPILVESDVAYAGKEQMESVLCGVGTDKDHIHVESEFNSVHAGKGKKPFLADRGSTSTGNMEFLAGGANKDNEGMQPVYAGASADEENSVNAWYTAALAEEDNSWMQPPSYDDWYTRVDLDKDDSLMQFIFGDVMLLSTD from the exons ATGTCGGATATTGCACCTGTGCAGCCATTGGCTTTGGGTCTCCTCCAGCCGGAGCCCGGCTTCCGCTTCCACCCTACCGGCCAGGAGCTCGTGACCTACGACCTCCTCCGCAAGGTCCACGGCCACCACGCCTTCATCCCCGAGGTCCATGTGTACAAGCACGAGCCCTGGGAGCTGCCAG ACAAGTCCTTCTCGCCCAGCACACACGACGCCGGGGCCAAGGTGGAATGGTACTTTTTCGCGGTCAGGGCCCGAAAGTACCCCAACGGGCTTCGCATGGGGCGGGCAACGGTCGCCGGGTTCTGGAAGTCCACCGGGAAGGATCGCCCCGTCATGCACAACGGCGTCATCGTCGGCATGAAGAAGACGCTTGTGTTCCACACCGGCCGTGCGCCTGGCGGCACACGCACCGACTGGGTCATGCATGAGTATCGTCTTCAGGGCCAACGCAACCACCACATTCAG GACGCCTATGCATTGTGTCGAGTCTTCAAAAAGAACACCGTGGCTCCGTTGATCGATTTATCCAGTGATGCCGACACATATGAGGATCCAATGCAGTCTGTGCCCGGCGGCGTCGACACGGACAAGGATTTGATGGAGCACGTGTCTGACGGGGCCGATTCACACAAGGATCCCAAGCATTATGTGCTTGGTGGCATAGAATCAGACAAGTATCTGATACAGTCTGTGCTCCGTGGCATCGGCACGCACAACGATCCCATACTGGTCGAGTCTGATGTTGCCTACGCGGGCAAGGAGCAGATGGAGTCCGTGCTCTGTGGCGTTGGCACAGACAAGGATCACATACATGTCGAGTCCGAGTTCAATAGTGTTCATGCGGGGAAGGGAAAGAAGCCGTTCCTCGCCGACCGTGGTAGCACGAGCACAGGAAATATGGAGTTTCTCGCCGGTGGTGCCAACAAAGACAACGAAGGGATGCAGCCTGTGTACGCCGGCGCCAGCGCGGATGAGGAGAACTCTGTCAACGCTTGGTACACCGCAGCCCTTGCGGAAGAGGATAATTCATGGATGCAGCCCCCTTCATATGACGACTGGTACACTAGAGTCGACCTGGACAAGGATGATTCCTTGATGCAGTTCATCTTCGGTGATGTTATGCTCTTGAGCACCGACTGA